One part of the Saprospiraceae bacterium genome encodes these proteins:
- a CDS encoding site-2 protease family protein, translating to MFERAWHVGTFANIPVKIHWTFLLILIYVGFTSASQGADWMSILIEICFVLAMFFCVVLHEFGHALTAKRYGIRTEDIILLPIGGVARLRNMPEKPIQELIIAVMGPMVNVGIAILVFIYLITSFGGSFFSIENFQELNFSSWAGFLPLLMISNIMLVVFNMIPAFPMDGGRVLRALLAMGFGKLKATRIASIVGQIICVLLILAGIYYEAYTLAIIGVFIFINATQEYKSVALDSAIKNKTIKDCYRKEYHSFTEYTTVQEAYEFLMHCRERYFVVINLLGQFCGSVSAKQIQIAYKKNPQTRLTEIYNRQLLSLDSSTAILNVLYSLRGQSELVLVTEEEEVIGVVDLDSIQQYIDLNS from the coding sequence ATGTTTGAACGCGCATGGCATGTAGGGACCTTTGCCAATATTCCCGTAAAGATCCACTGGACATTTCTATTAATTTTAATCTATGTCGGATTTACAAGTGCATCTCAGGGTGCTGATTGGATGTCAATCTTAATTGAAATCTGTTTTGTATTAGCTATGTTTTTTTGTGTAGTTCTTCATGAATTTGGTCATGCTCTTACTGCAAAACGATATGGTATTCGTACAGAAGATATTATTTTACTTCCAATTGGTGGCGTAGCCAGACTTAGAAATATGCCCGAAAAACCAATTCAGGAATTAATTATTGCGGTCATGGGTCCTATGGTAAATGTTGGGATTGCAATCCTGGTTTTTATTTATTTGATCACTAGTTTTGGAGGATCTTTTTTTAGTATTGAAAATTTTCAAGAACTTAATTTTTCTAGCTGGGCTGGTTTTCTTCCATTGCTGATGATATCTAACATCATGTTGGTAGTCTTTAATATGATTCCTGCGTTTCCAATGGATGGAGGTCGTGTTTTACGAGCATTATTAGCCATGGGTTTTGGGAAGTTAAAGGCAACCCGAATCGCCTCCATCGTCGGACAAATTATCTGTGTTTTATTAATTCTTGCTGGGATCTATTATGAAGCTTATACACTTGCTATTATAGGAGTGTTTATTTTTATTAATGCAACTCAAGAGTATAAAAGTGTTGCTTTGGATTCAGCTATTAAAAACAAAACCATTAAAGATTGTTACAGGAAAGAGTATCATAGTTTTACAGAATATACGACAGTACAGGAAGCCTACGAATTTTTAATGCATTGCCGGGAACGATATTTTGTGGTAATAAATTTATTAGGCCAATTTTGTGGAAGTGTATCTGCTAAACAAATTCAAATTGCATACAAGAAAAATCCTCAAACCCGATTGACTGAAATTTATAATCGGCAATTATTAAGTTTAGATTCTTCTACTGCCATTTTAAATGTTTTGTACAGTCTTCGAGGCCAATCAGAACTAGTATTAGTTACTGAAGAAGAGGAGGTTATAGGAGTGGTTGACCTTGATTCGATCCAGCAATATATAGACCTAAATAGCTGA
- a CDS encoding acyl-CoA dehydrogenase: MYFSLSEEHLAVRDAARDFARIELLPGVIERDAKMQFPKEQVKKMGELGFLGMMVSPDYGGGGMDTISYSLALEEISKIDNSCSVIMSVNNSLVCWGLEKMGTEAQKLKYLPRLTSGEWLGAFCLSEPEAGSDATSQRTVAIDCGDHYLLNGTKNWITNGGSSSLHLVMAQTDPSAGSRGICTFIVETSWPGVSIGAKEDKLGIRSSDTHSIMYTDVKIPKENLLGPAGDGFKFAMKTLTGGRIGIASQALGIAAGAYELALNYSKERKTFGKPISNHQAIAFKLADMATEVEAARLMVLRAAWMKDQGMDFGTAASMAKLFASDVAMKHTVEAVQIHGGYGYVKEYHVERLMRDAKITQIYEGTSEVQRIVISRAILQGQLYQPMWIE; encoded by the coding sequence ATGTACTTTTCTTTAAGTGAAGAACATTTAGCAGTAAGGGATGCTGCCAGGGACTTTGCAAGGATTGAATTGTTACCTGGTGTCATAGAACGGGACGCAAAAATGCAGTTTCCAAAGGAACAAGTGAAGAAAATGGGGGAATTAGGTTTCCTTGGCATGATGGTATCTCCAGATTATGGAGGAGGAGGCATGGACACTATATCTTATTCATTGGCTCTGGAAGAAATTAGCAAAATAGACAATTCTTGTTCCGTGATTATGTCCGTTAATAATAGCTTGGTTTGTTGGGGACTTGAAAAAATGGGCACAGAAGCACAAAAATTAAAATATTTACCACGTTTGACATCTGGAGAATGGTTGGGTGCCTTTTGCTTATCAGAACCGGAAGCAGGTAGTGATGCAACTAGTCAGCGGACTGTAGCTATTGATTGTGGCGATCATTACCTTTTAAATGGAACAAAGAATTGGATCACGAATGGTGGAAGTTCTAGTTTGCATCTCGTAATGGCTCAAACAGATCCAAGTGCAGGAAGTCGAGGAATATGTACATTTATAGTAGAAACCTCCTGGCCAGGTGTAAGTATAGGGGCTAAAGAAGATAAACTTGGCATCCGTTCATCAGATACCCATAGTATAATGTATACTGATGTTAAGATTCCAAAAGAAAATTTATTGGGTCCTGCCGGTGATGGTTTTAAATTTGCAATGAAAACATTAACGGGAGGGCGCATAGGAATTGCTTCTCAAGCATTAGGGATTGCCGCGGGAGCCTATGAGTTGGCCTTAAATTATAGTAAAGAGCGTAAAACCTTTGGCAAACCTATTTCAAACCATCAAGCTATTGCATTTAAATTGGCTGACATGGCAACGGAGGTAGAAGCTGCCAGATTAATGGTATTGCGTGCAGCCTGGATGAAAGATCAAGGGATGGATTTTGGAACTGCAGCCTCCATGGCTAAGTTATTTGCTTCGGATGTTGCTATGAAACATACCGTAGAAGCGGTTCAGATCCATGGTGGTTATGGTTATGTAAAGGAATATCATGTGGAACGCTTGATGCGGGATGCTAAGATTACCCAAATTTATGAAGGAACTTCTGAGGTGCAAAGAATTGTTATATCGAGAGCTATTCTGCAAGGCCAATTGTACCAGCCTATGTGGATAGAATAA